TTTCACTATCGGGATCGCAGCCGACGCCGAAAACGGCTTCTGTTGGATAAGCGATGACATTTTCTTTATTCAGGAGATCTACCGCTGCGGCGATAGATCCTATTGGCAGGTTATTATTCACTTGTTTATTCCACCGGAACCGGCTTTCCACATTGTTTACTGGCGCAAAAGCGCTTCACGCCCTGCGCGGTTTTCTTTTCGATGAGTAGCGGATAATGGCACTCGGGGCATTCCCCTGCAACCGGTGTGAAGTTAATGACAAACTGACATTCCGGGTAGCGATCGCAGGAATGAAAGATTTTACCGTAACGAGAACGGCGCTGGACCAAATGTCCTTGCTGGCAGGCTGGACAGGCAATCGCCGTTTCATCCGGTTTATCAATAACCACTGTATGTTCACATTGCGGATACTGACTGCATCCGATGAACATGCCAAAGCGCCCCTGACGCAACACCAGCACGGCGCCACACTCAGGGCACAGTTGCCCCTCCAGAATTTTAACGATATGTCCGTCCGCCTGACTTTTCAGCGGACGAACGTAATCGCATTCCGGATAGCGAGAACAGCCGAGAAACGGACCATGTTTCCCGGAACGAATTACCAGTTCGGCCCCGCACTGCGGGCAGGGCTCATTTTTACGCACCGAAAACAGTGCTGATTTAGCCATATTCACTCATGCAGCATTAACACCTATCAATGCAGCATACCTTCATTTACCTCAAAGAGTAATTCTTCCATTTGCTGATAGGCGTTTTCACAGCCCGGAATGTTGAATAACACCATCAAAATAACCCATTTCAAGTCTTCCAGGTCAAACTCTGCGGTATCCAGCGCCAGCACACGCTCAATCACCATTTCTCGTGTTTCGAGGTTTAGCACCTGAATCTGCTCAAGGAATAACAGGAACCCCCGGCAACTGGCATCAAGCCTTTCACACTCTTCAACCGTATAAATGCGCATTGAAAGAGGGTCGGAAGCAAGTTGCATGGGTTCCGCGAGGCCATCCTGATAGTCAGCGAGTTTTTCCAGCCACAGCAGCGCATTGTAGATGTCTTCGCGATCAAACCCAGCGTCGGTGAGATCACGCTCCAGTCTGTCCTGATCCACGCGCAGCTCGGCTTCGTTATGGATGTATGTTTCAAACAAATACATTAGTACGTCGAACATGGCTTGCCCTCCTTAATCGGACATAGCCGCCGGGTACAGCTGCGATCCATCCTGCTAACTCCAGTTCGAGTAGCTGAGCCACTACCGCTGGCACAGGTTGGCCGGCACGTTCAGCGACGACGTCAACAGGTGTTACCTCATCTCCTACGTTAGCCAGGAGCTCAGGAAATGGCAATGCCGCCTCATCCTGATTTAGTGAATAAAGTGAATTTTCCGCCGTAGTTGGCAACCAGTGTAAGCCGTATTGCAAATTTTCCAGAATATCCTCCGGCGTCGTCACAAGCGTGGCCCCTTGTTTAATTAACCAGTGCGTGCCTTCGCTTCCCGGACTACCGATAGGACCTGGTAATGCAAAAACGTCCCGCCCCTGTTCAAGCGCGCAGCGCGCCGTCACCAACGAACCGCTGCGCAACGCCGCCTCGATTACCAGCACGCCTTTGCTCAGTCCGCTGATGATACGGTTTCTGCGAGGAAAATGTTGCGGTAGCGGAGGCGTTGAAAGCGGAAATTCTGAGACCACTGCGCCGCCGGTGGCAATCAAGTTTTCAGCCAGCATGGCATGTCGGCGAGGATAAATCTTTGCCAAGCCATTCCCTAACACCGCTACACTTTTTCCCCCCATACTCACCGCGGCGTTGTGTGCTACGCCATCAATTCCCCGGGCAAGGCCGCTGGTGATCGTCAAACCGCTTTTCGCAAGGCTTTCGCAAAGCAGACGTCCCCAGCGTTCTCCATACCAGGAGTGGCTCCGGCTCCCTACGACGGCAAGTTGGCAGGTATGCAGACAGGCAGGATCGCCGTCAATAAAAATAGCGCCGGGATAATCGTCAATAGCACGCAGTTGGGGAGGATAAATCTCACTATCCGCACACAGAAAATGGTGCTGCGGTAGTTCAAGCCAGCGTAATGTCTCATCAAGCACACCTGCTGGAAGCTGTAAAAAACGTTCAGCTTGCCGCGCGGTAAGACCAGCCTCCTGAAGGTGCGTGCGATTTATCTGAGGCTGGCGAATAAGCGAGTTCGCCATGTTCAACATCGCCTCGCCATAAAGGTCGCCGACGTACATTAAACGTAACCAAATTTCGGTACGGGCCATCCTTTCCCTCCCCTGCCACAAGCAGTCTGAACAATCTTTGCGATTGGTCACTGATGCTGTCAATCAGGTGGGGATTTGTCTAGAATAGAGGTAATAATCTTTTCAACTCCTGAACACAACTCTGGATAATTATGTCAGTTTTGCAAGTGTTACATATTCCGGACGAGCGCCTTCGCAAAGTCGCAAAGCCGGTTGAAGAAGTGAATGCAGAAATTCAGCGTATCGTCGATGATATGTTCGAAACGATGTACGCGGAAGAAGGTATCGGTCTGGCCGCAACGCAGGTCGATATCCACCAGCGGATCATCGTGATTGACGTTTCGGAAAACCGCGACGAGCGCCTGGTACTCATTAACCCGGAATTGCTGGAGAAAAGTGGCGAAACGGGTATAGAAGAAGGCTGTCTGTCGATTCCGGAACAGCGCGCTTTAGTGCCGCGCGCCGAGAAAGTGAAAATCCGCGCGCTGGATCGCGACGGCAACCCGTTTGAGCTTGAAGCGGATGGTTTGCTGGCAATTTGCATTCAGCATGAGATGGATCATCTGGTCGGTAAACTGTTTATCGATTATTTGTCGCCGCTGAAGCAACAACGTATTCGTC
This DNA window, taken from Salmonella enterica subsp. enterica serovar Typhimurium str. LT2, encodes the following:
- the yrdD gene encoding putative DNA topoisomerase (similar to E. coli putative DNA topoisomerase (AAC76308.1); Blastp hit to AAC76308.1 (169 aa), 33% identity in aa 3 - 157); the encoded protein is MAKSALFSVRKNEPCPQCGAELVIRSGKHGPFLGCSRYPECDYVRPLKSQADGHIVKILEGQLCPECGAVLVLRQGRFGMFIGCSQYPQCEHTVVIDKPDETAIACPACQQGHLVQRRSRYGKIFHSCDRYPECQFVINFTPVAGECPECHYPLLIEKKTAQGVKRFCASKQCGKPVPVE
- the smg gene encoding putative cytoplasmic protein (similar to E. coli orf, hypothetical protein (AAC76309.1); Blastp hit to AAC76309.1 (157 aa), 94% identity in aa 1 - 157); this encodes MFDVLMYLFETYIHNEAELRVDQDRLERDLTDAGFDREDIYNALLWLEKLADYQDGLAEPMQLASDPLSMRIYTVEECERLDASCRGFLLFLEQIQVLNLETREMVIERVLALDTAEFDLEDLKWVILMVLFNIPGCENAYQQMEELLFEVNEGMLH
- the smf gene encoding putative protein involved in DNA uptake (similar to E. coli orf, fragment 1 (AAC76311.1); Blastp hit to AAC76311.1 (253 aa), 66% identity in aa 1 - 248); translated protein: MARTEIWLRLMYVGDLYGEAMLNMANSLIRQPQINRTHLQEAGLTARQAERFLQLPAGVLDETLRWLELPQHHFLCADSEIYPPQLRAIDDYPGAIFIDGDPACLHTCQLAVVGSRSHSWYGERWGRLLCESLAKSGLTITSGLARGIDGVAHNAAVSMGGKSVAVLGNGLAKIYPRRHAMLAENLIATGGAVVSEFPLSTPPLPQHFPRRNRIISGLSKGVLVIEAALRSGSLVTARCALEQGRDVFALPGPIGSPGSEGTHWLIKQGATLVTTPEDILENLQYGLHWLPTTAENSLYSLNQDEAALPFPELLANVGDEVTPVDVVAERAGQPVPAVVAQLLELELAGWIAAVPGGYVRLRRASHVRRTNVFV
- the def gene encoding peptide deformylase (similar to E. coli peptide deformylase (AAC76312.1); Blastp hit to AAC76312.1 (169 aa), 98% identity in aa 1 - 169), encoding MSVLQVLHIPDERLRKVAKPVEEVNAEIQRIVDDMFETMYAEEGIGLAATQVDIHQRIIVIDVSENRDERLVLINPELLEKSGETGIEEGCLSIPEQRALVPRAEKVKIRALDRDGNPFELEADGLLAICIQHEMDHLVGKLFIDYLSPLKQQRIRQKVEKLDRLNARA